The Mesorhizobium sp. M1D.F.Ca.ET.043.01.1.1 genome contains a region encoding:
- a CDS encoding class I SAM-dependent methyltransferase: protein MNARYDFGRNWSELAARFEQEHLDRACQDLRRLVGDVKDKTFLDIGCGSGLHSAAALRLGAAKVLALDYDTDCVETTKAVLSRFAPEAEWSVERADILDKGSLPSGTFDIVYSWGVLHHTGDMWAAIRNATGFVGRGGRFGLAIYLKTPLCGLWTVEKRLYSSHRWLRAPVKALFVPAYILARTLRHGDPISFVKKYRARRGMEFLADVDDWLGGYPYQSTSADELETTVGKLGFRMKQRFNVTPGIGLFGTGCGEWCFERIDL, encoded by the coding sequence ATGAACGCGCGCTATGATTTCGGCCGCAACTGGTCGGAGCTCGCCGCGCGCTTCGAGCAGGAGCACCTGGACCGCGCCTGCCAGGACCTTCGCCGCCTCGTCGGCGATGTGAAGGACAAGACCTTTCTGGATATCGGCTGCGGGTCGGGTTTGCACTCGGCGGCCGCCCTTCGGCTTGGAGCGGCCAAGGTCCTGGCGCTGGACTACGACACCGACTGCGTCGAAACGACAAAAGCCGTCCTTTCCCGGTTCGCGCCGGAAGCCGAATGGAGCGTGGAGCGAGCCGATATCCTCGACAAGGGATCGCTTCCATCAGGGACGTTCGACATCGTCTATTCCTGGGGCGTCCTGCATCACACCGGGGACATGTGGGCAGCGATCCGCAACGCGACCGGTTTCGTCGGCCGCGGGGGACGGTTTGGCCTTGCGATCTACCTGAAGACACCTCTTTGCGGACTGTGGACCGTCGAAAAACGGCTGTACTCCTCCCATCGGTGGCTGCGCGCTCCCGTAAAGGCTCTCTTTGTTCCCGCCTACATCCTGGCGAGAACGTTGCGTCACGGGGACCCGATCTCTTTTGTAAAGAAATATCGCGCGCGCCGCGGCATGGAGTTCCTGGCAGATGTCGACGATTGGCTCGGTGGATATCCCTATCAATCCACTTCGGCCGACGAGTTGGAGACCACCGTCGGAAAACTTGGGTTTCGCATGAAGCAGCGCTTCAATGTAACGCCTGGAATTGGTCTTTTCGGCACCGGCTGCGGTGAATGGTGTTTCGAGCGAATCGATTTATAG
- a CDS encoding NAD-dependent epimerase, with protein sequence MTSSRPILITGAAGFIGFHLCERLLSDGRQVVGLDSMNEYYDVTLKRARLDRLNRFPNFRFEHVDLTERDRISALLLSTAPEIVVNLAAQAGVRYSLTNPHAYVESNLSGFLNVLEGCRHASVGHLVYASSSSIYGGSTRMPFSVHDSADHPLSLYAASKKANELMAHTYSHLFALPTTGLRFFTVYGPWGRPDMALFIFARAILAGEPIDVFNYGNMQRDFTYIDDIVEGIVRVMRQPATPNPDWKSAAPDPATSNAPFRIHNIGGNSPVQLNRLIEVLEDALGRKANRNLMPIQPGDVPSTSADVSSLEEATGFKPKIPIEIGVPRFVKWYREFYRV encoded by the coding sequence GTGACATCAAGCAGGCCAATTCTGATCACCGGCGCGGCCGGTTTCATCGGTTTTCATCTCTGCGAGAGACTGCTCTCCGACGGCCGGCAGGTCGTTGGATTGGATTCCATGAATGAGTACTACGACGTCACCCTGAAGCGGGCGCGGCTCGACCGGCTGAACAGGTTCCCGAACTTTCGGTTCGAGCATGTCGATCTCACGGAGCGCGACCGTATTTCGGCGCTGCTTCTGTCGACCGCGCCGGAGATCGTCGTCAATCTCGCGGCTCAAGCCGGCGTGCGCTATTCGCTGACCAATCCGCACGCCTATGTGGAAAGCAATCTCAGCGGCTTTCTCAATGTCCTCGAAGGATGCCGGCACGCCTCGGTTGGCCATCTGGTCTATGCCTCCTCCAGTTCGATCTATGGCGGCAGTACACGAATGCCGTTCTCCGTTCACGATTCGGCTGACCATCCGCTCAGCCTCTATGCGGCAAGCAAGAAGGCCAACGAGCTTATGGCGCACACCTACAGCCATCTGTTCGCACTGCCGACGACGGGACTGCGTTTCTTCACCGTCTATGGTCCCTGGGGACGGCCGGACATGGCTCTGTTCATCTTCGCCAGGGCCATCCTCGCCGGTGAGCCGATCGACGTCTTCAACTATGGCAATATGCAGCGGGATTTCACTTATATCGACGACATTGTTGAAGGCATTGTCCGCGTCATGCGGCAGCCCGCGACGCCCAACCCGGATTGGAAAAGCGCCGCGCCGGATCCGGCAACCAGCAACGCGCCGTTCAGGATCCACAACATCGGCGGCAATTCGCCCGTTCAACTGAACCGGCTGATCGAGGTGCTGGAAGACGCGCTCGGGCGCAAGGCAAACCGCAACCTGATGCCGATCCAGCCGGGCGACGTTCCGTCGACGTCCGCCGATGTCAGCTCGCTCGAGGAGGCGACTGGATTCAAACCGAAGATCCCGATCGAGATCGGGGTCCCGCGCTTCGTGAAATGGTATCGGGAATTCTATCGGGTATGA
- a CDS encoding iron-containing alcohol dehydrogenase — translation MTLFAAARLPREILFGKGQRHALPAVAGRHGRRAFICTDERLARTSEFTEILAGLEAARVATLVYDRTLPDVPRDSVGACIAEARSFKPDVVIGVGGGSCLDMAKCAALLLSHGGKLQDYYGEFKVPGPTLPLIAVPTTAGTGSEVTPVAVISDPERTLKVGISSPHLIAAVALCDPDLTASCPPSLTAIAGADALTHAIEAFTAAKRGADADLPQRHVFIGKNALSDHFALLAIRLLGRSLEAAYRDGSNENARADVMMGALAAGCAFGTAGTAAAHAVQYPVGALTHTPHGLGVATMLPYVMSYNLAAATREIAELGGALGVPRQDRNADQLADATIKEVARLFKAIGITPTLADLGLPEDKIDWTAEQALGIDRLIKNNPRPFDSAAMRRLVRAAYDGDMAAATM, via the coding sequence ATGACCTTGTTTGCAGCCGCGCGGCTGCCGCGCGAAATTCTCTTCGGCAAAGGCCAGCGCCACGCCCTGCCCGCGGTTGCCGGCCGCCATGGCCGGCGCGCATTCATCTGCACCGACGAACGCTTGGCCAGGACGTCCGAGTTCACCGAAATCCTCGCTGGATTGGAAGCTGCCCGGGTCGCCACGCTCGTCTACGATCGGACCTTGCCCGACGTGCCGCGCGACAGCGTCGGCGCCTGCATCGCGGAGGCAAGGAGCTTCAAGCCGGATGTGGTGATCGGCGTTGGGGGCGGCAGTTGCCTCGACATGGCCAAATGCGCCGCGCTTTTGCTCAGCCATGGCGGCAAGCTCCAGGACTACTATGGTGAATTCAAGGTGCCGGGCCCTACCCTACCGTTGATAGCGGTGCCGACCACGGCCGGCACCGGCTCCGAAGTGACCCCGGTCGCCGTGATCTCGGACCCGGAGCGGACGCTCAAGGTCGGCATCTCCAGCCCGCATCTCATTGCCGCGGTTGCGCTTTGCGATCCGGACCTGACGGCGAGCTGCCCGCCCTCCCTGACAGCCATCGCCGGTGCCGACGCGCTGACGCATGCGATCGAAGCGTTCACTGCGGCAAAACGCGGTGCCGATGCCGATCTGCCGCAGCGACATGTCTTCATCGGAAAGAACGCGCTGAGCGATCATTTCGCCCTGCTGGCAATCAGGCTTTTGGGCCGCAGCCTCGAGGCGGCCTATCGTGACGGGTCGAACGAGAACGCGCGCGCAGATGTCATGATGGGGGCGTTGGCCGCAGGCTGCGCCTTCGGCACCGCGGGGACCGCCGCTGCCCACGCCGTGCAGTATCCGGTCGGCGCGCTCACCCACACGCCGCACGGACTGGGCGTCGCGACGATGCTTCCGTATGTGATGAGCTACAATCTTGCGGCCGCAACGCGAGAGATTGCCGAACTCGGCGGCGCCCTCGGCGTGCCACGCCAGGATCGCAACGCCGATCAGCTGGCGGATGCCACGATCAAGGAAGTTGCGCGACTCTTCAAGGCCATCGGCATTACACCCACGCTGGCCGACCTCGGCCTTCCCGAGGACAAGATCGACTGGACGGCCGAGCAGGCGCTCGGCATCGACCGACTGATCAAGAACAATCCCCGCCCGTTCGACTCGGCCGCGATGCGGCGCCTGGTCAGGGCTGCTTATGACGGCGACATGGCCGCCGCGACGATGTGA
- a CDS encoding DJ-1/PfpI family protein: MPAKKILMLTGEFTEEYEIFVYQQAMEAVGHTVHVVCPDKNAGDLIKTSLHDFEGDQTYTEKLGHYALINKTFSDAEKQLDQYDAVYCAGGRGPEYIRTDKRIQAMVRHFHETRKPIFTICHGVQILIAVDGVVRGKKVGALAACEPEVTLAGGTYIDLSPTEAYVDGTMVSAKGWTALAAFIRECLKVLGTEIRHG, encoded by the coding sequence ATGCCAGCCAAGAAGATATTGATGCTGACCGGTGAGTTCACCGAGGAATACGAGATCTTCGTATACCAGCAGGCGATGGAGGCAGTCGGCCACACCGTCCACGTCGTCTGCCCGGACAAGAACGCCGGCGACCTGATCAAGACCTCGCTCCACGACTTCGAGGGCGACCAGACCTACACCGAGAAGCTCGGTCATTACGCGCTGATCAACAAGACGTTCTCCGACGCGGAGAAGCAGCTCGACCAGTACGACGCCGTCTATTGCGCCGGCGGCCGCGGACCAGAGTACATCCGCACCGACAAGCGCATTCAAGCGATGGTGCGCCATTTCCACGAAACCAGGAAGCCGATCTTCACGATCTGCCACGGCGTGCAGATCCTGATCGCGGTCGACGGCGTCGTACGCGGAAAAAAGGTCGGCGCGCTCGCGGCCTGCGAGCCGGAAGTGACGCTCGCCGGCGGCACCTACATCGACTTGTCGCCAACCGAGGCCTATGTCGACGGCACAATGGTTTCGGCCAAAGGCTGGACCGCTCTTGCAGCCTTCATCCGGGAATGCCTGAAGGTGCTCGGCACGGAAATCCGGCACGGCTAG
- a CDS encoding nucleotide sugar dehydrogenase — translation MSERIAVIGLGYVGLPVAVAFGKVFPGTIAFDISERRINELRDGIDRTGEVDATSLKETSIVLTADRQMLKGATFFIVAVPTPIDNNRAPDLAPLRLASELVGEAVEKGAVVVFESTVYPGVTEDFCGPIIERISGLRHPDDFTLGYSPERANPGDREHSLQRIVKVVSGENTETLERVADTYGRIIDAGVYRAPSIKVAEAAKVIENTQRDLNIALMNELAMIFERLDIRTQDVLDAASTKWNFLPFKPGFVGGHCISVDPYYLTAKAEAEGYHPQIILAGRRINDGMGAFVAQQVVKQLIRSDMPVKGASIGVLGLTFKEDVPDLRNSRVFDMVRELRQFGIVPKVHDPLADAETARRDHGETILPIEEIKDLQALVLAVPHKHYLEGGKSRIFEMIRPGGTLFDIKSAFKPNEIPGTIKYWSL, via the coding sequence ATGTCCGAACGCATTGCTGTAATCGGATTAGGCTATGTCGGCTTGCCGGTAGCTGTCGCGTTTGGAAAGGTTTTCCCGGGAACGATTGCGTTTGACATCAGCGAACGTCGCATCAACGAACTGCGCGACGGCATCGATCGCACGGGAGAGGTCGACGCAACGTCGCTCAAGGAAACGTCGATCGTCCTCACCGCCGACCGACAGATGTTGAAAGGCGCGACGTTCTTCATTGTCGCCGTGCCGACCCCTATCGACAACAACCGCGCCCCCGATCTCGCGCCCCTGCGGTTGGCCTCCGAACTTGTCGGGGAAGCGGTCGAGAAGGGCGCGGTCGTCGTTTTCGAATCGACGGTCTATCCAGGCGTGACGGAAGATTTCTGCGGGCCGATCATCGAGCGGATTTCGGGCCTTAGGCACCCTGATGACTTCACGCTTGGCTATTCGCCCGAACGAGCCAACCCTGGCGATCGGGAACACTCGCTGCAACGGATCGTCAAAGTCGTCTCCGGCGAGAACACCGAGACGCTGGAGCGCGTGGCGGATACCTATGGTCGCATCATCGATGCCGGTGTCTACCGCGCCCCCTCGATCAAGGTGGCCGAGGCAGCGAAAGTGATCGAGAACACCCAGCGCGATCTCAACATCGCACTGATGAATGAATTGGCAATGATCTTCGAGCGGCTCGACATCCGGACCCAGGATGTTCTCGATGCCGCGTCGACAAAGTGGAACTTTCTTCCCTTCAAGCCGGGTTTCGTGGGTGGCCACTGCATCAGCGTCGATCCATACTATCTGACCGCCAAGGCTGAGGCTGAGGGATACCACCCGCAGATCATCCTGGCCGGCCGTCGCATCAACGACGGCATGGGAGCATTCGTTGCCCAACAGGTCGTCAAGCAGCTGATCCGCTCGGACATGCCCGTCAAAGGAGCTTCCATCGGCGTTCTCGGGCTGACCTTCAAGGAGGACGTGCCGGATTTGCGCAACAGCCGCGTCTTCGACATGGTCAGGGAACTGCGGCAATTCGGCATTGTCCCCAAAGTCCACGACCCGCTTGCCGATGCCGAAACCGCTCGACGCGACCATGGCGAAACAATCCTGCCGATCGAGGAAATAAAAGATCTGCAGGCGCTTGTTCTGGCGGTTCCTCACAAGCATTATCTCGAGGGTGGGAAGTCCCGCATTTTTGAGATGATCAGACCAGGTGGAACGCTGTTCGACATCAAGTCTGCCTTCAAGCCGAATGAAATTCCTGGCACGATAAAATATTGGAGCCTGTGA
- a CDS encoding IS630 family transposase (programmed frameshift), giving the protein MTRPLSNDLRERVVVAIAAGESCRTVAARFGIAVSSAVKWSQRYRASGSVAPGKMGGHRKRVLEPHRAFIVERINQTPHLSLHRLKDELAARGVKVSHDTVWQFLRREGLRFKKTLLALEQARADIARRRQRWRSWQSGLDPRQLVFIDETWIKTNMAPLRGWGPKGKRLRGLAPYGHWRTLTFLGALRCDRLTAPCVFDGPINGQCFRAYVEQQLVPVLEPGDIVVMDNLGSHKSAAIRQMIRAAGARLWYLPPYSPDLNPIEQAFAKIKHWMRTAQKRTIDDTWRHIGHLVATIEPDECSNYFNNAGYASVKT; this is encoded by the exons ATGACGCGACCTCTTTCGAATGATCTTCGTGAGCGTGTTGTTGTGGCGATCGCGGCTGGTGAGAGCTGCCGCACGGTTGCGGCTCGTTTTGGCATAGCGGTGTCGTCGGCGGTGAAGTGGTCGCAGCGCTATCGAGCGAGTGGGTCGGTCGCGCCCGGCAAGATGGGCGGCCATCGCAAGCGGGTTCTGGAGCCGCACCGGGCCTTCATCGTGGAGAGGATCAATCAGACGCCGCATCTGTCGCTGCATCGGCTAAAGGACGAACTTGCGGCGCGCGGTGTGAAGGTATCGCACGATACGGTGTGGCAGTTCCTGCGGCGCGAGGGTTTGCGGTTC AAAAAAACTCTGTTGGCCCTTGAGCAAGCCCGCGCTGACATCGCGCGACGGCGACAACGCTGGCGTTCCTGGCAGTCCGGTCTCGACCCACGGCAGTTGGTCTTCATCGACGAAACCTGGATCAAGACCAACATGGCGCCGCTGCGCGGTTGGGGGCCGAAGGGCAAACGCCTGCGCGGCTTGGCTCCATACGGCCACTGGCGCACGCTGACCTTCCTCGGCGCGCTGCGCTGCGACCGGCTGACTGCACCTTGCGTCTTCGACGGGCCGATCAACGGCCAGTGTTTCCGCGCCTATGTCGAGCAGCAGCTCGTGCCAGTGCTTGAGCCGGGCGACATCGTCGTCATGGACAATCTCGGCTCCCACAAGTCGGCAGCCATCCGGCAGATGATCCGCGCCGCAGGCGCCAGGCTCTGGTACCTGCCGCCATACTCGCCAGATCTCAACCCGATCGAGCAGGCCTTCGCCAAGATCAAGCACTGGATGCGAACTGCCCAGAAGCGAACCATCGACGACACCTGGCGACACATCGGACACCTCGTCGCCACCATAGAACCCGACGAATGCTCAAACTACTTCAACAACGCCGGATACGCTTCCGTCAAAACCTGA
- the asnB gene encoding asparagine synthase (glutamine-hydrolyzing), which produces MCGIVGIVGGAAATGSGASTVRRMADMIRHRGPDGDGVWTDAEAGVALSQRRLAIIDLSSAGAQPMTSHGGRYVIVFNGEIYNHAEMRTLLDRKHGLHAWRGHSDTEVLLAAIEELGLKKALELAVGMFAFGLWDRLERTLVLGRDRLGEKPLYYGRVGKAFAFASEIKAFSPLPNWRPEIDRNALALLMRHNYIPAPYSIYQGIRKLRPGEFLVLSDPMREPRVESYWSAREVAERGRRDPFQGSPEEAVDGLERHLRQALEGQMIADVPLGAFLSGGIDSSAIVAVMQSISSRPVRTFTIGFNEAGYNEAHHAQQVARRLGTDHTELYLSERDALDVVPQLPGIYCEPFSDSSQIPTFLVSKLARGSVKVALSGDGGDELFSGYTRYALADAFWNRLSRVPIGLRLVSASLAKLPSAGLYDNVAGGIMPLLPRRMRRQRVGDKIHKAASVLSLRSLDDVYRRLCSHWEPADIVLGAAEPPTMLTGLEPLPDLPGNVERMMYLDTMSYLPDDILVKVDRAAMAIGLETRVPLLDHRLVSFALSLPLSVLRTGGQTKWPLRQLLYRHVPQALVERPKMGFGVPIDAWLRGALRDWAEALLDERRLQEDGFFRSKPIRRAWSEHLSGHRNNQYLLWDVLMFQSWREAHQGASAAAAA; this is translated from the coding sequence ATGTGCGGTATCGTCGGCATTGTAGGAGGAGCGGCGGCGACGGGCAGCGGCGCCTCCACCGTGCGCCGCATGGCCGACATGATCCGGCATCGCGGTCCGGATGGAGACGGCGTCTGGACCGATGCCGAGGCCGGCGTCGCTCTCAGCCAGCGCCGACTGGCGATCATCGATCTGTCGTCGGCAGGCGCGCAGCCGATGACCTCGCATGGTGGTCGCTACGTCATTGTCTTCAACGGAGAAATTTACAACCACGCCGAGATGCGCACGCTCCTCGATCGCAAGCATGGCCTTCATGCCTGGCGCGGGCATTCCGACACCGAGGTCTTGCTGGCTGCGATCGAAGAGCTGGGCCTGAAAAAGGCCCTCGAACTGGCCGTCGGCATGTTCGCTTTCGGCTTGTGGGACCGGCTGGAGAGAACGCTCGTCCTCGGCCGCGATCGCCTGGGGGAAAAACCCTTGTACTACGGGCGTGTCGGCAAGGCGTTCGCTTTCGCCTCCGAGATCAAGGCATTCAGCCCGCTCCCCAACTGGCGCCCGGAGATCGACCGCAATGCGCTGGCGTTGTTGATGCGCCACAACTACATCCCCGCGCCTTACAGCATCTATCAGGGCATCCGCAAACTAAGGCCCGGTGAGTTTCTCGTCCTTTCCGACCCCATGCGCGAGCCGCGCGTCGAGAGCTATTGGAGCGCCAGGGAAGTCGCCGAACGGGGCCGGCGTGATCCTTTTCAAGGGAGCCCCGAAGAGGCGGTCGACGGCCTCGAGCGTCATCTTCGCCAGGCGCTCGAAGGGCAGATGATCGCCGACGTGCCGCTCGGCGCCTTCCTCTCGGGCGGCATCGATTCCTCGGCGATCGTGGCGGTCATGCAGTCGATCAGCTCGCGGCCGGTGCGGACGTTCACGATCGGATTCAACGAGGCAGGCTACAACGAGGCGCACCACGCCCAGCAGGTGGCGCGCCGACTCGGCACCGATCATACCGAACTTTATCTTAGCGAGCGCGACGCGCTCGACGTCGTGCCGCAGCTGCCCGGCATCTATTGCGAGCCTTTCTCGGACTCCTCGCAGATCCCGACGTTCCTGGTGTCCAAGTTGGCGCGTGGCAGTGTCAAGGTCGCGCTGTCGGGCGACGGCGGAGACGAGCTGTTTTCGGGCTACACGCGTTACGCGCTTGCCGATGCTTTCTGGAACAGGCTTTCCCGCGTCCCGATCGGGTTGCGCCTTGTGTCGGCAAGCTTGGCCAAGCTGCCGTCCGCGGGTCTCTATGACAATGTCGCAGGCGGGATCATGCCGCTCTTGCCGCGGCGCATGCGCCGCCAGCGTGTGGGCGACAAGATCCACAAGGCCGCCTCGGTCCTTTCGCTGCGAAGCTTAGACGATGTTTATCGTCGCCTTTGCTCGCACTGGGAGCCCGCGGATATCGTTCTCGGTGCGGCTGAGCCGCCGACGATGCTGACGGGGCTTGAACCCCTTCCGGATTTACCGGGCAACGTCGAGCGGATGATGTATCTCGACACGATGAGCTATCTGCCGGATGACATTCTGGTAAAGGTCGACCGCGCGGCAATGGCCATCGGCCTTGAAACCCGCGTGCCGCTTCTCGACCATCGCCTTGTAAGCTTTGCCCTTTCGTTGCCGCTTTCCGTTCTGCGGACCGGCGGGCAAACCAAGTGGCCGCTCAGGCAACTGCTCTACAGACATGTTCCTCAGGCGCTTGTCGAACGTCCAAAGATGGGCTTCGGCGTGCCTATAGATGCCTGGTTGCGCGGAGCCCTCCGCGACTGGGCGGAGGCGCTGCTGGACGAGCGCCGATTGCAGGAGGATGGCTTTTTCCGGTCGAAGCCGATCCGGCGCGCCTGGTCCGAGCATCTTTCCGGACACCGCAACAACCAGTATCTGCTTTGGGACGTGCTGATGTTCCAATCATGGCGGGAAGCGCACCAGGGAGCCTCGGCTGCTGCCGCGGCTTGA
- a CDS encoding O-antigen ligase: MNPFTSLRRHPTAEKINLYFSMVCFFSPPVLGSVVSFIFHGGALWSVVLLAAGRRRLNIDRPMVAMTIAVYAYCAAMVLASIVNGTLRVDVAYFLPLITLLLFPISYSTWSITDKAALARIAVLASAAACAGALVLAVVQYYWIGMLRAEGGAGNPIVFATVTCLAVVICLAGALSGLEKAWGPLIVAALAGVVATLYSGSRMIWVALLIAVVAVLAINRQRFARANMRRFLVVAGAASLLTAAMTSPIIVDRTHVLFDDWDALVIKGDHSTPLGLRVGLWDIGLEAFREAPLFGHGISASRGLSRQGFKKHFGLSQGFNHFHNGFLTALVQAGLLGATALAAIFVVAIWNATRVLRFSADPLERFGATMIVVTVIVYLVGGLSGILVGHDILDSTLMVFLISGTYLACGRTVPPIGKSSCDHGPVRQLELTKT; encoded by the coding sequence TTGAATCCGTTTACATCGCTCCGGCGCCACCCCACGGCCGAAAAGATCAACCTCTACTTCTCGATGGTCTGTTTCTTTTCGCCGCCGGTGCTCGGATCGGTGGTGAGCTTCATTTTTCATGGCGGCGCCCTCTGGTCGGTGGTGCTGCTGGCCGCCGGGCGACGCCGCTTGAACATCGACCGGCCGATGGTTGCCATGACCATTGCAGTCTATGCCTACTGCGCGGCGATGGTTTTGGCGTCGATCGTCAATGGTACGCTGCGGGTCGACGTTGCGTATTTCCTGCCGCTGATCACCTTGTTGTTGTTCCCGATCTCTTATTCGACCTGGAGCATCACCGATAAGGCGGCCCTTGCGCGCATTGCCGTGCTCGCCAGCGCGGCGGCCTGTGCGGGCGCGCTGGTGCTGGCCGTCGTCCAATATTACTGGATCGGCATGCTCCGGGCCGAAGGCGGAGCCGGAAATCCGATCGTGTTTGCGACGGTCACCTGTCTTGCCGTGGTGATATGCCTTGCAGGCGCCCTGTCGGGGTTGGAGAAAGCCTGGGGACCACTCATCGTCGCCGCGCTCGCCGGCGTCGTGGCGACCCTCTATTCGGGCTCGCGCATGATTTGGGTGGCCCTGTTGATCGCGGTTGTTGCCGTGCTCGCAATCAATCGCCAAAGGTTCGCTCGGGCGAATATGAGGCGGTTTCTGGTGGTGGCCGGAGCCGCGAGCCTGCTGACCGCCGCAATGACGTCCCCGATCATCGTGGATCGCACTCATGTCCTTTTTGACGACTGGGATGCCCTTGTCATCAAAGGCGATCATTCCACCCCGCTCGGACTGCGCGTTGGGCTCTGGGACATAGGGCTCGAGGCATTTCGCGAGGCCCCGCTTTTCGGCCACGGCATTTCCGCGAGTCGAGGGCTTTCAAGGCAGGGATTCAAGAAGCACTTTGGGCTGAGCCAAGGTTTCAACCATTTTCACAACGGCTTTCTGACTGCGTTGGTGCAGGCTGGACTTTTAGGCGCAACTGCACTGGCGGCGATCTTCGTCGTCGCGATCTGGAACGCGACAAGAGTGCTGCGTTTCAGTGCCGATCCGCTGGAGCGGTTCGGGGCGACGATGATCGTCGTCACCGTCATAGTGTACCTTGTTGGTGGGCTGAGTGGCATCCTTGTCGGCCACGACATTCTCGATTCAACGCTGATGGTGTTCCTGATTTCTGGAACTTACCTGGCTTGCGGGCGCACCGTGCCGCCGATCGGAAAAAGCTCCTGTGACCATGGTCCGGTTCGCCAATTGGAACTCACAAAGACCTAG
- a CDS encoding GntR family transcriptional regulator — translation MQDTGLTVANAARPGGRIQRANSLAGDVYEAIFAQLMSLRIPPGSRITVDNLVREFDVSHTPIREALGRLEGEGLVVKTHLIGYRAAPQITRRRFDELYELRLLLEPAAAAKATATLDEERLAILREAAGVMVRGVGRDERLRYSNFARQDAIFHDKIMEFAQNELIRETLSHQHTHFHIFRLMYHSRVTEEALDEHEAILAAFAAGDAGAAGKAMRVHIENSRDRLLPAFE, via the coding sequence ATGCAAGACACCGGTCTGACCGTTGCCAACGCAGCCCGTCCGGGCGGCCGCATCCAGCGGGCCAACAGTCTGGCCGGGGATGTCTATGAGGCGATCTTCGCGCAGTTGATGTCGCTGAGGATTCCCCCGGGATCGCGGATCACCGTCGACAATCTGGTCAGGGAATTCGACGTCTCCCACACGCCTATCCGCGAAGCCCTCGGCAGGCTGGAAGGTGAAGGGCTGGTGGTGAAGACGCATCTGATCGGCTACCGCGCCGCCCCGCAGATCACCCGACGCCGGTTCGACGAGCTCTACGAGTTGCGCCTTCTGTTGGAACCCGCCGCTGCGGCCAAGGCCACGGCAACCCTGGATGAGGAGCGCCTCGCGATCCTGCGGGAAGCGGCCGGCGTCATGGTGCGGGGGGTAGGAAGAGATGAGCGCCTGCGCTATTCCAACTTCGCGCGGCAGGATGCGATCTTTCACGACAAGATCATGGAGTTCGCTCAGAATGAACTCATCCGCGAGACGCTGAGCCACCAGCACACCCACTTTCACATCTTCCGCCTGATGTACCACTCGCGGGTCACCGAAGAGGCGCTGGATGAGCACGAGGCCATTCTCGCTGCCTTCGCGGCGGGCGATGCGGGCGCCGCCGGGAAGGCGATGCGCGTGCATATCGAGAATTCGCGGGACCGGCTCCTGCCGGCCTTCGAGTGA